In Mixophyes fleayi isolate aMixFle1 chromosome 11, aMixFle1.hap1, whole genome shotgun sequence, one DNA window encodes the following:
- the LOC142107910 gene encoding maternal B9.10 protein-like yields the protein MHLEIEAAVTFLMKVLSLKKTLNPDQLDSLGKNLIILLSDKYQGHWYPDKPDRGQAYRCIRINSWQYVDESLLQACTQCGIDYSKIGLPKEITVWIDPFEVCGRLGEHTDCFTIATFKYDVVEEPIKGYSQPETSDYSSDGHSSESVSETSDDEISEAKPNINKELNNRQPICKSPDEAIECNSNSNSGTPVNELMDLDETRDVGLSEDGTVAEEAIQETIL from the exons ATGCATCTGGAAATTGAGGCCGCCGTCACCTTTCTTATGAAAGTCCTGAGCCTGAAGAAGACTCTGAATCCTGATCAACTAGATTCTCTGGGCAAGAACCTCATCATCCTACTGAGTGACAAATACCAAGGGCACTGGTATCCAGACAAACCTGACCGGGGCCAAGCCTATAG GTGTATCCGCATTAATTCCTGGCAGTATGTGGACGAGTCTCTTCTCCAGGCCTGCACACAATGTGGCATCGACTACTCCAAAATTGGTCTACCCAAAGAAATTACTGTCTGGATCGATCCATTTGAAGTTTGTGGAAG gcTTGGTGAACACACTGACTGCTTCACAATAGCTACGTTCAAATATGATGTAGTTGAAGAGCCAATTAAAGGTTATTCTCAGCCTGAGACCTCGGACTATTCCTCAGATGGGCATTCCTCTGAGTCTGTATCGGAGACATCTGATGATGAGATCTCTGAAGCAAAGCCTAACATCAACAAAGAATTAAATAACCGTCAACCCATCTGTAAAAGCCCAGATGAAGCCATTGAATGCAATTCAAATTCTAACAGTGGCACTCCAGTGAATGAACTCATGGACTTGGATGAGACGAGAGATGTGGGCTTGAGCGAAGATGGAACTGTTGCAGAAGAGGCCATACAGGAGACTATTCTTTAG